A region from the Aegilops tauschii subsp. strangulata cultivar AL8/78 chromosome 5, Aet v6.0, whole genome shotgun sequence genome encodes:
- the LOC109760877 gene encoding epoxide hydrolase 3-like produces MDAWIEGVRGGARLGAIIAWYLCLFRPDRVTALVNTSVAFMRHVFIRAGAAAVKTTDYFNQAYGPTYYVCRFQEPGVAEKEFAPAHARHLMTRILSDRFSERAAGKEPKDGGDDADVALPPWLTEADIDYFAAAFEKTGFTGAINYYRNMDRNWELAAPWADAKVTVPTKFIVGDGDLTYHYAGIQDYLHKGGLKADVPLLEELVVVPGAGHFIQQERAQEVSDHIHDFIAKF; encoded by the exons ATGGATGCATGGATTGAAGGTGTTCGTGGTGGGGCACGACTGGGCGCCATCATCGCGTGGTACCTCTGCCTCTTCCGCCCGGACCGGGTGACGGCGCTCGTCAACACCAGCGTCGCCTTCATGCGCCACGTCTTCAtccgcgccggcgccgccgccgtcaAGACCACCGACTACTTCAACCAAGCCTACGGCCCTACCTACTACGTCTGCCGCTTCCAG GAGCCCGGGGTGGCGGAGAAGGAGTTCGCGCCGGCGCACGCGAGGCACCTGATGACGCGGATCCTGAGCGACCGCTTCAGCGAGCGCGCGGCCGGCAAGGAGCCCAAGGACGGCGGCGACGACGCCGACGTGGCGCTCCCGCCGTGGCTCACGGAGGCGGACATCGACTACTTCGCCGCGGCCTTCGAGAAGACGGGCTTCACGGGCGCCATCAACTACTACCGCAACATGGACCGGAACTGGGAGCTGGCGGCGCCGTGGGCGGACGCCAAGGTGACGGTGCCGACCAAGTTCATCGTGGGGGACGGGGACCTGACGTACCACTACGCCGGGATCCAGGACTACCTGCATAAGGGCGGGCTCAAGGCGGACGTGCCGCTGCTGGAGGAGCTGGTCGTCGTCCCCGGCGCCGGCCACTTCATCCAGCAGGAGCGGGCGCAGGAGGTCAGCGACCACATCCACGACTTCATCGCCAAGTTCTGA
- the LOC141023144 gene encoding glutathione S-transferase T3-like: protein MHFDDHEFEVDEDSEGIVDAQKGRAGNYTNAEDILLCNTWLQVSRDPSVGGDQSRDAYCLRMKEHFDVRNVSGIDRSDRSLRSWWSTINKDCQKWAAAQKAVDKLNPSGTNEDDRYNIAQNSFKGEEKRTKKGKIKKGRPFTLPHCYEVLKDDEKWKKHDDLDDLDLSNKRKRTIELDDEEEEDASSDDGKRSPTANSVSYSKPKRPDGCKKDAKKKKRKGDDELKNAMEAIVKARKEANEVRKMARN from the exons ATGCATTTCGATGACCATGAGTTCGAGGTGGACGAGGATAGTGAGGGCATTGTCGACGCACAGAAAGGAAGAGCGGGCAATTACACCAACGCTGAAGACATCTTACTATGCAATACTTGGTTGCAAGTGTCGAGGGATCCATCCGTTGGaggtgatcaaagtagagatgctTATTGTCTTCGGATGAAGGAACACTTTGATGTTCGCAATGTGAGTGGAATTGACCGCTCCGATCGATCTCTTCGGTCCTGGTGGTCGACAATCAACAAGGATTGTCAAAAGTGGGCGGCTGCACAAAAGGCGGTTGACAAGTTGAACCCAAGTGGCACTAATGAGGACGATAGA TACAACATTGCACAAAACTCGTTCAAAGGAGAGGAGAAGAGGACCAAGAAGGGGAAGATCAAGAAAGGAAGGCCATTTACCTTGCCTCATTGCTATGAAGTGTTGAAGGATGATGAGAAATGGAAGAAGCATGATGATTTGGATGATTTGGATTTGAGCAACAAACGCAAGCGAACAATTGAGttggatgatgaggaggaggaggatgcatCAAGTGATGACGGTAAGAGAAGCCCCACAGCCAACTCGGTTTCATACTCGAAGCCAAAACGACCAGATGGGTGCAAGAAAGACGCAaaaaaaaagaagaggaaaggagaTGATGAGCTCAAAAATGCTATGGAAGCTATTGTGAAGGCAAGAAAAGAAGCCAACGAGGTGAGGAAAATGGCAAGGAACTAA
- the LOC109775380 gene encoding epoxide hydrolase 3, with the protein MAGAVNGVEAAQGGAAAAIRHRTVEANGIAMHVAESGPEDGPAVLFLHGFPELWYSWRHQMAHLAARGYRCVAPDLRGYGGTEAPADVASYTAFHVVGDAVALLDALGIGKVFVVGHDWGAIIAWYLCLFRPDRVTALVNTSVAFMRHVFIRAGAAAVKTTDYFNQAYGPTYYICRFQEPGVAEKEFAPAHARHLMTRILSDRFSERAAGKEPKDGGDDADVALPPWLTEADIDYFAAAFEKTGFTGAINYYRNMDRNWELAAPWADAKVTVPTKFIVGDGDLTYHYAGIQDYLHKGGLKADVPLLEELVVVPGAGHFIQQERAQEVSDHIHDFIAKF; encoded by the exons atggCGGGAGCGGTGAACGGCGTGGAGGCAGCtcagggcggcgcggcggcggcgatcagGCACCGGACGGTGGAGGCGAACGGCATCGCGATGCACGTGGCGGAGTCCGGGCCGGAGGACGGCCCGGCGGTGCTGTTCCTGCACGGCTTCCCGGAGCTGTGGTACTCGTGGCGGCACCAGATGGCGCACCTCGCCGCGCGGGGCTACCGGTGCGTGGCGCCCGACCTGCGCGGCTACGGCGGCACGGAGGCGCCGGCCGACGTCGCGTCCTACACCGCCTTCCACGTCGTCGGCGACGCCGTCGCGCTGCTCGACGCCCTCGGCATCGGCAAG GTGTTCGTGGTGGGGCACGATTGGGGCGCCATCATCGCGTGGTACCTGTGCCTCTTCCGCCCGGACCGGGTGACGGCGCTCGTCAACACCAGCGTCGCCTTCATGCGCCACGTCTTCAtccgcgccggcgccgccgccgtcaAGACCACCGACTACTTCAACCAAGCCTACGGCCCAACCTACTACATCTGCCGCTTCCAG GAGCCCGGGGTGGCGGAGAAGGAGTTCGCGCCGGCGCACGCGAGGCACCTGATGACGCGGATCCTGAGCGACCGCTTCAGCGAGCGCGCGGCCGGCAAGGAGCCCAAGGACGGCGGCGACGACGCCGACGTGGCGCTCCCGCCGTGGCTCACGGAGGCGGACATCGACTACTTCGCCGCGGCCTTCGAGAAGACGGGCTTCACGGGCGCCATCAACTACTACCGCAACATGGACCGGAACTGGGAGCTGGCGGCGCCGTGGGCGGACGCCAAGGTGACGGTGCCGACCAAGTTCATCGTGGGGGACGGGGACCTGACGTACCACTACGCCGGGATCCAGGACTACCTGCACAAGGGCGGGCTCAAGGCGGACGTGCCGCTGCTGGAGGAGCTGGTCGTCGTCCCCGGCGCCGGCCACTTCATCCAGCAGGAGCGGGCGCAGGAGGTCAGCGACCACATCCACGACTTCATCGCAAAGTTCTGA